The following is a genomic window from Anaerolineales bacterium.
AATGAGACCATCCTAGTGTTCGACCTGGGCGGGGGCACCTTCGACGTCAGCCTGCTGGAGGTCGGAGATGGCGTGGTCGAGGTCAAGGCAACCAATGGCGACACCCACCTCGGCGGGGATGATTGGGACCAAGCAATCCTGACCTGGGTTGCCGAGGAATTCAAGCGCCAGCAGGGTATCGACCTGCGCGGCGACCGCCAGGCGCTGCAACGGCTGCGCGAGGCGGCCGAGAAAGCCAAGATCGAGCTGTCCACGGTTTCGGAGACCGAGATCAACCTGCCGTTCATTACGGCCGACGCCAGCGGGCCCAAGCACCTGCAGATGAAGCTAACCCGGGCCAAGTTCGAACAGTTGACGGAAAGTCTGCTGCAGCGGGTGCGTCTCCCCTTCGACGCTGTGCTGCGCGACGGAGGCGTGAAGACCGGTCAGATCCACGAAGTGGTCCTGGTCGGCGGCGCAACCCGCATGCCCATGGTTCAGGACCTGGTGCGCTCGCTGAGCGGCAAGGAGCCGCACAAGGGCGTCAATCCGGACGAGGTGGTGGCCGTCGGCGCCGCCATCCAGGGGGGTGTGCTGGCGGGCGATGTCAAGGATGTGCTGCTGCTGGATGTCACCCCGCTGTCGCTCGGCGTGGAAACGCTGGGCAACGTGATGACCCGGCTGATCGAGCGCAACACCACCATCCCGGTCAAGAAGTCGGAAGTCTTCTCAACCGCCGAGAACAATCAAACGGCGGTGGATATTCATGTACTCCAGGGCGAACGGCCGATGGCGACCGACAACATGACCCTCGGTCGGTTCCGCCTGGAAGGGATCCCACCGGCGCCTCGAGGCGTCCCGCAAATCGAAGTCACGTTTGACATCGACGCCAACGGCATCATCAATGTCGCCGCCAAGGACCGGGCCACCGGGCGCGAGCAAAGGGTGACAATCACCGCCTCGACCAACCTGAGCAAGAATGACGTCGAGCGCATGGTGCAGGAGGCCAAGCGCAACGAGGCTGCCGACCGCAAGTTCCGCGAGCTAGCTGAGGCCCGCAACAACGGCGACGGCCTGGCCTACCAGGCGGAGAAAGCACTGGGCGATATGGGCGACAAGGTGCCTGCAAGCGATCGACAACGCATCGAGCAGACGATCACCGATCTGCGCTCGGCGTTGAAGGGTGACGACCTAGCGCAGATCAAGAGCCTGACCGAACAGCTGCAGCAGGCGTCGTATGCCCTCAGCCAGCAGATGTACGCCCAGCAGCCGCCGCAGCCTGAAACGCCGAGCGCCGGCAACGGCGGACCGGCCGGCGAGGATGTGGTCGA
Proteins encoded in this region:
- the dnaK gene encoding molecular chaperone DnaK, which produces MSKIIGIDLGTTNSAVAVMEGGEPTVITTAEGGRLCPSVVAFTKSGERLVGQTAKRQAVVNSENTVYSIKRFMGRRFDEVEQERGMVSYEVVAGPSGDARVNIAIGGRQYSPQEISAMVLGKLKADAEAYLGEPVTKAVITVPAYFNDSQRQATKDAGKIAGLEVMRIINEPTAAALAYGMDKKENETILVFDLGGGTFDVSLLEVGDGVVEVKATNGDTHLGGDDWDQAILTWVAEEFKRQQGIDLRGDRQALQRLREAAEKAKIELSTVSETEINLPFITADASGPKHLQMKLTRAKFEQLTESLLQRVRLPFDAVLRDGGVKTGQIHEVVLVGGATRMPMVQDLVRSLSGKEPHKGVNPDEVVAVGAAIQGGVLAGDVKDVLLLDVTPLSLGVETLGNVMTRLIERNTTIPVKKSEVFSTAENNQTAVDIHVLQGERPMATDNMTLGRFRLEGIPPAPRGVPQIEVTFDIDANGIINVAAKDRATGREQRVTITASTNLSKNDVERMVQEAKRNEAADRKFRELAEARNNGDGLAYQAEKALGDMGDKVPASDRQRIEQTITDLRSALKGDDLAQIKSLTEQLQQASYALSQQMYAQQPPQPETPSAGNGGPAGEDVV